A genomic segment from Neobacillus sp. YX16 encodes:
- a CDS encoding ABC transporter transmembrane domain-containing protein, with protein MEETAQLTEKEQKRVLYRLLSYTKPHKKELILAFSLLVLTTLGELASPILVKIFIDDYLTPGNLVFQPLVILGASYLGIQIVKSLLLFFQLVKFQEIALKIIQQLRIDIFTKVQSLGLKYFDQTPAGSIVSRVTNDTEAIKDMFVTVLSTFIQSGFLLTGILITMFILDVKLALFCLIFIPLILLVMSLYRKFSSRFYLEMRERLSQLNAKLSESLQGMSIIQVFRQEKRLRKEFEDINEKHYDAGMKNIKIDGLLLRPAVDLIFILGLIIVLNYFGITSLDSPVEIGVLYAFVNYLERFFEPVNNMMMRLSLYQQVIVAGARVFRILDKQELAPGQNEDSNLSIEKGRIEFKNLTFSYDGKRDVLKNISFTANPGETVALVGHTGSGKSSIINLLMRFYEYEKGDILIDGQSIRHFSKDELREKMGLVLQDPFLFYGTVRDNITLHNHLLTDEQVEEAAQFVQAHTFIDKLEDSYHHKVVERGSTFSSGQRQLIAFARTIAANPKILVLDEATANIDTETEEAIQTALSKMRKGRTTIAIAHRLSTIQDANLILVLHQGEIVERGTHQELLALGGLYHKMFLLQNGALERLEDVMH; from the coding sequence ATGGAAGAAACAGCACAGCTGACTGAAAAAGAACAAAAAAGAGTTTTATATCGCCTGCTATCCTATACGAAACCACATAAAAAGGAATTAATCCTAGCATTCAGTCTTTTAGTGTTAACAACGCTGGGAGAGTTAGCCTCTCCGATTCTAGTAAAAATCTTTATTGATGATTACTTAACACCAGGAAATTTGGTTTTTCAGCCATTGGTTATCCTGGGGGCAAGCTATCTAGGAATTCAAATTGTAAAATCCTTATTGTTGTTTTTTCAATTAGTAAAATTTCAGGAGATTGCTCTAAAGATCATTCAACAGCTTCGAATTGATATTTTTACAAAGGTGCAGTCACTAGGTCTTAAGTATTTTGATCAAACTCCGGCTGGAAGTATTGTCTCAAGGGTGACAAACGATACCGAGGCCATTAAAGATATGTTTGTTACTGTCCTTTCGACTTTTATCCAGAGTGGATTTTTACTCACCGGAATTTTAATTACAATGTTTATCCTAGATGTAAAGCTGGCTCTATTCTGTCTAATTTTTATTCCATTAATACTTCTCGTCATGAGTTTATATCGGAAATTTAGTTCCCGTTTTTATTTGGAAATGCGTGAAAGACTCAGCCAATTAAATGCTAAATTAAGTGAATCCCTGCAGGGTATGAGTATTATTCAAGTATTTCGTCAGGAAAAAAGACTTCGCAAAGAGTTCGAAGACATTAATGAAAAGCACTATGATGCGGGAATGAAGAACATTAAGATAGATGGATTATTGTTGCGTCCTGCAGTTGATTTAATTTTTATTTTAGGATTAATCATTGTCTTAAATTATTTTGGTATTACTTCATTGGACAGTCCTGTAGAAATCGGTGTGTTATATGCTTTTGTTAATTATCTGGAGCGTTTCTTTGAACCAGTAAATAATATGATGATGAGATTATCGTTGTACCAACAGGTAATTGTGGCTGGAGCTCGTGTCTTTAGAATCTTGGATAAGCAGGAATTGGCACCTGGACAAAATGAAGATAGTAATCTATCGATTGAAAAAGGAAGAATTGAATTTAAGAATTTGACCTTTTCCTATGATGGAAAGCGGGATGTGTTGAAAAATATATCCTTTACAGCAAATCCTGGTGAAACTGTAGCACTTGTTGGTCATACAGGAAGTGGTAAAAGTTCGATCATCAATCTTTTAATGAGATTTTATGAATACGAGAAGGGCGATATTTTAATTGATGGTCAGTCTATCCGTCATTTTTCAAAGGATGAATTACGAGAAAAAATGGGGCTTGTTCTCCAAGATCCGTTTTTATTTTATGGAACGGTAAGAGATAATATTACGCTCCATAATCATCTTTTAACAGATGAACAAGTAGAGGAAGCTGCTCAATTTGTTCAAGCTCATACGTTTATTGATAAGCTGGAAGATTCCTATCATCATAAAGTAGTGGAAAGAGGGTCTACGTTTTCTAGTGGACAGCGTCAATTAATTGCGTTTGCAAGGACCATTGCCGCTAATCCAAAGATTCTCGTCCTCGATGAGGCAACTGCTAATATTGATACTGAAACGGAGGAAGCGATTCAAACGGCTCTTTCCAAAATGAGAAAAGGGCGCACGACGATTGCGATTGCCCACCGGTTATCTACGATACAAGATGCGAACTTAATACTCGTCTTACATCAAGGAGAAATTGTTGAAAGAGGCACACATCAAGAGCTATTGGCACTAGGCGGACTTTACCATAAAATGTTCCTCCTGCAAAATGGCGCTTTGGAACGGTTAGAGGATGTTATGCATTAA
- a CDS encoding aspartyl-phosphate phosphatase Spo0E family protein, giving the protein MIKQDLIALIEKKRAELIQVAVTNGLTSSIAIRYSQELDHLLNEYNRKYIKKTRQVASL; this is encoded by the coding sequence GTGATCAAACAAGATCTAATTGCATTGATTGAGAAAAAGCGTGCTGAATTAATTCAAGTCGCGGTCACAAACGGCCTGACTTCCTCCATTGCTATTCGTTATAGCCAAGAACTAGACCATCTTTTAAATGAATATAATCGAAAATATATAAAAAAAACTCGCCAAGTGGCGAGTCTCTAA
- a CDS encoding cytochrome c biogenesis protein CcdA, which yields MTDVNIFLALGAGFLSFISPCCLPLYPAFLSYITGMSVGELKTENAMLQKRSLLHTIFFLLGFSAIFIAIGFGTSFVGSFFLEYKDLIRQLGGIFIVLFGLIIVGVFKPEFLMKDRKLEFKNRPSGFFGSALIGMAFAAGWTPCTGPILSAVIALAATNPGSGVLYMVAYSLGFAIPFLILSFFVGRMKWIRKNSGKIVKIGGYLMIVMGIVLFFDWMTKIITIFSGMFGGFTGF from the coding sequence ATGACGGATGTAAATATATTTTTAGCTTTAGGCGCCGGTTTCCTAAGTTTTATCTCACCATGCTGTTTACCGCTATACCCTGCATTTCTATCCTATATCACAGGGATGTCTGTAGGGGAGTTAAAAACTGAAAATGCCATGCTTCAAAAACGAAGTCTTCTACATACAATCTTTTTCCTTTTAGGATTTTCGGCAATTTTTATCGCAATCGGTTTTGGTACTTCTTTTGTTGGAAGCTTTTTCCTCGAGTACAAAGATCTCATTCGTCAGTTAGGCGGAATATTTATCGTTCTTTTTGGACTAATAATTGTCGGTGTATTTAAACCTGAGTTTTTGATGAAGGATCGGAAACTAGAATTTAAAAATCGACCTTCTGGCTTTTTTGGTTCAGCACTCATCGGGATGGCCTTTGCGGCAGGCTGGACACCATGTACAGGTCCGATTCTTTCGGCGGTAATCGCCCTTGCAGCGACAAATCCAGGTTCAGGTGTACTATACATGGTTGCGTATTCACTTGGATTTGCGATACCGTTCCTAATCCTATCGTTCTTTGTTGGCCGTATGAAATGGATTCGCAAAAACAGTGGAAAGATTGTTAAAATTGGCGGTTATTTAATGATTGTCATGGGGATTGTGCTTTTCTTTGACTGGATGACAAAAATTATTACGATTTTCTCAGGAATGTTTGGCGGTTTTACAGGCTTCTAA
- a CDS encoding cytochrome c biogenesis protein CcdC produces the protein MNFVVVSSIGAVFMGIFALIVRMKAAKKPTNVKKIILPPVFMSSGAFMYVVPQFRLTGMEIIEVVILGMLFSILLIKTSKFEIRENEIYLKRSKAFIYILVGLLIVRIALKSILSTTIDFGELSGMFFLLAFSMIVPWRVAMYLDYKNLYRQLHGQR, from the coding sequence ATGAACTTTGTTGTTGTTTCTTCAATTGGTGCAGTTTTTATGGGGATATTTGCTTTAATCGTCCGCATGAAGGCTGCTAAGAAACCTACAAATGTAAAGAAAATTATCCTGCCTCCGGTCTTTATGTCGAGCGGGGCATTCATGTATGTGGTACCACAATTTCGGTTGACTGGTATGGAAATAATAGAGGTCGTGATTTTGGGAATGCTTTTTTCGATACTCTTAATCAAAACATCTAAATTTGAAATTAGAGAAAACGAAATTTACTTAAAAAGATCGAAGGCGTTTATTTACATTTTAGTTGGATTGCTAATAGTGAGAATAGCTTTAAAATCAATCTTAAGCACGACTATTGACTTTGGAGAACTAAGCGGTATGTTCTTCCTGCTGGCATTTAGTATGATTGTTCCATGGCGGGTCGCGATGTATCTCGATTACAAAAATCTTTATAGACAGCTGCATGGTCAACGCTGA
- a CDS encoding DUF2621 domain-containing protein: MQLTGWFLWFILIWIFAFAGLMAIGGFFMFRKFLKKMPKEDGKSVMDWEEYYVNQTRHLWGEEEKHLLEDLVSPVPELFRDVARHKIAGRIGELALNEKVSKITEELVIRGYIQATPKRDHKFLRKKLFENRIDVAPYEHLF; this comes from the coding sequence ATGCAGCTCACAGGTTGGTTCTTATGGTTTATATTAATATGGATTTTTGCATTTGCGGGTTTAATGGCGATTGGCGGATTTTTTATGTTTCGGAAGTTCCTCAAAAAAATGCCAAAGGAAGATGGCAAATCCGTGATGGACTGGGAAGAGTACTACGTTAATCAGACTCGTCATTTATGGGGCGAGGAAGAAAAACATCTTCTAGAAGATTTGGTTAGTCCTGTTCCCGAGCTTTTCCGAGATGTCGCTAGACATAAAATAGCAGGAAGGATTGGCGAACTTGCGCTTAATGAGAAGGTATCAAAGATAACGGAAGAACTCGTCATCCGGGGTTACATTCAAGCAACACCAAAAAGGGATCATAAATTTTTACGTAAAAAGCTATTTGAAAATAGAATTGATGTAGCTCCTTATGAGCATTTATTCTAA
- a CDS encoding family 43 glycosylhydrolase: MVKINKRISTFLALILIVLPALSTSKPVSAETVNMESDILYFVNAGDGTPNTVEGTDKMGLYSSKTEQMYGKDEVTGKKWGLVTTTSGTSGSSSSDKLGSLRYYNGPQVRDKALVYQFELPNGDYDLTLGFKNPWSGRSVNIISEGQNLSNGDYDIGSYSTVKEVEYQQITVNDGELEVKIQGPSTGSLSNYNDPLVNYIIVKKYQAIPLFDLETKLASAKEEAQKTETYTKYSLVELNKAIEQADNLVENINENGLDINTKTVQVQLRTSLKNLDKALAGLIVFAPNDSFKPGQVWTDTYGAPIQAHGGGIMYDEETKKYYWYGEDKTNGYLPARGVRVYSSTDLYNWQDEGLALTAIESMDQFETDPLISKLYEGREDKADIKNDIGTDRIIERPKVIYNDKTKKYVMWMHTDGPSATSNANYAKAEAGYALSDSPTGPFVYQESNRMDRVPEGAEYNGQPNQPGMARDMNLFKDDDGTAYLIYSSEENMTIYISKLNDSYTDIVGWHKDGKVERDTTYKSVYGEDYVRVFPGAQREAPAMFKYNGKYYLITSGATGWAPNSARYTVADEIFGEWKPMRDPSIGEKASTTFDSQSTNVITIDAKKGKFIFMGDRWKESDLKDSRYIWLPIEFGQGDEISMQWYDDWKLDTLDRMGKVTVNTELPAKVSVDQVPNLPNMINVTNSEGIQMDTSVTWDVNVEAFSKPGTVVVEGTLSELANKVIRTKILVLPEHVRYFVHGGGAKTNDYETWSSYMQGTLLNKDIIDQKYDPATGQTWGYIGDHTKPSGSNSGDLFSSLRYLLSNSGDDLSYKFDLKNGKYTVYTGLYDPWYSSTKGSRKADILINGETKTKGYVFTSSYDVKGYKNVNITDGKLDLTVRRVAGSPDPQISWIMIVEEDTTSPVITVTGNKESYSVDSNISITCSATDDLSGIASVDCPSIEGPAYDYSVGVNKFTAKAIDRAGNAAEVEYQFTVTVDFDSLSRLTESFVTNTGIAHSLTTKLNGAKEAAAKGNQNAAEGQLKAYVNELSAQSNKSLTKEKANLLISLSGNL; this comes from the coding sequence TTGGTAAAGATAAACAAAAGAATTTCAACTTTTTTGGCTTTGATCCTCATTGTTTTACCCGCGTTGTCAACTAGTAAACCTGTTTCTGCGGAGACAGTAAATATGGAATCAGACATTCTGTATTTTGTAAATGCAGGTGATGGTACACCTAACACCGTTGAAGGAACGGACAAAATGGGACTTTATTCTAGTAAAACGGAGCAGATGTATGGTAAAGATGAAGTTACAGGGAAAAAGTGGGGTTTGGTAACTACTACTAGTGGTACTAGTGGTTCTAGTAGCAGTGATAAATTAGGATCTCTTCGATATTATAATGGTCCGCAAGTCCGTGATAAGGCATTAGTATATCAATTTGAATTACCAAATGGTGACTATGACCTCACTCTAGGATTCAAAAATCCATGGAGTGGCCGAAGTGTCAATATTATCAGTGAGGGCCAAAATCTATCAAATGGCGATTATGATATTGGAAGCTATTCCACGGTCAAAGAGGTAGAATATCAGCAAATAACTGTTAACGACGGAGAATTAGAAGTTAAGATCCAGGGACCTTCAACAGGAAGCTTATCAAATTATAATGATCCACTCGTTAATTACATTATTGTAAAGAAGTACCAAGCGATTCCTCTTTTTGATTTGGAAACAAAATTAGCTTCTGCAAAAGAAGAAGCGCAAAAAACAGAAACTTACACTAAATACAGTTTAGTGGAACTTAATAAAGCTATTGAGCAGGCAGATAATTTGGTTGAAAATATCAATGAAAATGGGTTAGATATTAACACGAAAACAGTTCAGGTACAACTACGGACTAGTTTGAAGAACTTAGATAAGGCACTAGCAGGACTTATCGTATTTGCTCCAAACGATTCATTTAAACCTGGACAGGTTTGGACAGATACATATGGTGCTCCAATCCAAGCACATGGCGGCGGTATCATGTATGACGAGGAAACGAAGAAATATTATTGGTACGGTGAAGATAAAACCAACGGATACCTTCCAGCTAGAGGTGTTAGGGTTTATTCATCAACAGATCTTTATAACTGGCAAGATGAAGGTCTCGCTCTTACAGCCATTGAATCGATGGACCAATTTGAAACAGATCCACTTATCTCCAAACTTTATGAAGGCAGAGAAGATAAAGCTGATATAAAAAATGATATTGGTACAGACAGGATTATTGAAAGACCAAAAGTAATCTACAATGATAAAACAAAGAAATATGTGATGTGGATGCATACCGATGGTCCTTCTGCCACGTCAAATGCAAACTATGCAAAGGCGGAAGCAGGCTATGCATTAAGTGATTCTCCGACCGGACCTTTTGTCTATCAAGAAAGTAACCGTATGGACCGAGTTCCTGAAGGTGCGGAATATAATGGACAGCCAAACCAGCCTGGTATGGCTCGTGATATGAACTTATTCAAGGATGACGATGGTACAGCCTACCTAATTTATTCCAGTGAAGAAAACATGACGATTTATATTTCGAAATTGAATGACTCATACACGGATATTGTAGGCTGGCATAAGGACGGCAAGGTAGAACGCGATACTACATACAAATCTGTCTATGGTGAGGATTATGTAAGAGTATTTCCAGGTGCACAGCGAGAGGCACCCGCGATGTTCAAATATAATGGAAAGTACTATTTAATAACATCTGGTGCGACAGGATGGGCACCGAATTCAGCAAGATATACGGTTGCTGATGAAATTTTCGGAGAATGGAAACCTATGCGCGATCCTTCAATCGGTGAGAAAGCTTCCACAACATTTGATTCACAAAGCACCAATGTCATTACAATTGATGCTAAAAAGGGAAAATTTATATTTATGGGTGACAGATGGAAGGAAAGCGATTTAAAGGATTCTCGATATATTTGGCTTCCAATCGAATTTGGCCAAGGTGATGAAATTAGTATGCAATGGTATGACGATTGGAAACTGGATACTTTAGACAGAATGGGGAAAGTCACAGTTAATACGGAGCTGCCAGCCAAGGTATCTGTTGATCAAGTACCTAATTTACCAAATATGATTAATGTGACCAATTCAGAAGGGATCCAAATGGACACGTCAGTAACATGGGACGTTAATGTTGAGGCATTCTCGAAGCCTGGAACAGTAGTGGTTGAAGGGACACTTTCTGAATTAGCTAATAAAGTAATCAGAACAAAGATATTAGTTTTGCCAGAACATGTAAGATATTTTGTTCATGGTGGCGGGGCGAAAACAAATGATTACGAAACATGGTCGTCTTATATGCAAGGTACACTTCTTAATAAAGATATCATTGATCAAAAGTATGACCCAGCAACTGGACAAACATGGGGGTATATCGGGGATCATACAAAACCTTCAGGCAGTAACAGTGGAGATTTATTTTCTTCGTTACGTTACCTTTTAAGTAATTCCGGTGATGATCTCTCATATAAGTTTGACTTGAAAAATGGTAAATACACTGTATATACCGGACTCTATGATCCTTGGTACAGTTCTACAAAGGGTAGCAGAAAAGCTGATATATTGATTAACGGTGAAACCAAAACGAAGGGCTATGTATTTACGAGTTCTTATGATGTCAAAGGCTATAAAAATGTGAACATAACGGATGGGAAACTTGACCTTACTGTTCGCAGGGTAGCTGGTTCACCTGATCCTCAAATCAGCTGGATTATGATTGTGGAAGAAGATACAACATCTCCTGTAATCACAGTAACTGGTAATAAGGAAAGTTATTCTGTTGATTCAAACATATCTATCACTTGCAGTGCAACGGATGATTTGTCTGGAATTGCTTCTGTCGATTGCCCGTCCATAGAAGGGCCGGCATATGATTATAGTGTAGGAGTAAATAAATTCACAGCCAAAGCTATTGATCGTGCAGGTAATGCAGCAGAAGTAGAATACCAATTTACGGTAACTGTGGACTTTGATAGTTTAAGCCGATTAACCGAATCTTTTGTTACGAATACGGGGATTGCTCATTCACTGACTACCAAACTTAATGGAGCAAAAGAAGCAGCAGCGAAAGGTAATCAGAATGCCGCAGAAGGTCAACTTAAGGCGTATGTAAATGAGTTATCTGCTCAAAGTAATAAGTCACTTACGAAAGAAAAGGCAAATCTATTAATTTCTTTGTCTGGAAATCTGTGA
- a CDS encoding transporter yields MAFLPPQGQMRQQPQSPPPTYIPQKPSVSYIIDCLYQNTYVWLINGEGFWFYPTRVEYGEVSGYRWNGAFWVFYGIDPRFIDAVACNPIPTLY; encoded by the coding sequence ATGGCATTTTTGCCACCTCAGGGTCAAATGAGACAACAACCACAATCGCCTCCCCCAACATATATTCCACAAAAACCTTCTGTATCCTATATAATCGACTGTTTATACCAAAACACTTATGTTTGGCTAATAAATGGGGAAGGCTTCTGGTTTTACCCAACTCGCGTCGAGTATGGTGAAGTTTCTGGTTATAGATGGAACGGTGCCTTCTGGGTGTTTTATGGAATTGATCCAAGATTTATTGATGCTGTTGCATGTAATCCTATTCCTACCCTTTACTAA
- a CDS encoding Ger(x)C family spore germination protein produces MVNRSALWLVLIVLLSGCTFLPTNIVNEINMAQGIGFDLAEKKGVKGTIVYPIFNKDKSSITEVKTAHGKSSKDIRSLLNNETRYPLVSGQLRLALYGKELAKKGINDYVDTLNRDPAIGSLVQMAIVDGDSNEMLKIKKYQKENISIYLQEMLDQNMEFGLLPRTDLQTFLYQFFQIGQDPYLPLIKKLDGNIRITGMAIFKDDQYVTSISLNDLFIFKGLVDNKRPGLRQFVLESRDKIVLENLYSNAKYKVKILQGKPEFTINLKMKTRLHEFAPSEKQRQSFDKKKYQKQVEQELEINAINIINQFKKHQADPLGLGAKYKEHYRRFNEKQWKMYYPNVKVTVNADVEILQTGTVD; encoded by the coding sequence ATGGTTAATCGGTCAGCGTTATGGTTGGTTCTTATTGTATTATTATCAGGGTGCACCTTTCTCCCTACCAATATCGTTAATGAAATTAATATGGCACAAGGGATAGGGTTTGATCTGGCCGAAAAAAAGGGCGTAAAGGGAACGATTGTATATCCCATTTTCAATAAAGACAAATCCTCTATTACTGAAGTTAAAACAGCCCATGGGAAATCTAGTAAGGATATTCGTTCCCTCTTAAATAACGAAACACGATATCCATTGGTAAGCGGACAGCTCCGATTAGCTCTTTACGGTAAAGAACTAGCGAAAAAAGGAATTAATGATTATGTAGACACTTTAAACCGAGATCCGGCTATCGGAAGCCTGGTTCAAATGGCAATAGTTGATGGTGATTCTAATGAAATGCTAAAGATTAAGAAATATCAAAAGGAAAATATTTCGATTTATTTACAAGAAATGCTAGACCAAAATATGGAATTCGGCCTGCTTCCTCGAACTGATTTACAAACCTTTTTATATCAATTTTTTCAAATAGGACAGGATCCTTATTTGCCATTAATTAAAAAGCTAGATGGTAACATCAGGATTACTGGCATGGCAATTTTTAAGGATGATCAATATGTTACATCTATTTCACTGAATGATCTCTTTATTTTTAAAGGGTTGGTTGATAATAAAAGGCCTGGTTTACGACAATTTGTATTAGAAAGTCGTGATAAGATAGTTCTTGAAAATCTCTATTCAAATGCAAAGTATAAAGTAAAAATTTTACAGGGTAAACCAGAATTTACGATTAATCTAAAAATGAAAACAAGACTTCATGAGTTCGCTCCGTCAGAGAAACAAAGGCAGTCTTTTGATAAAAAAAAGTATCAAAAACAGGTTGAACAAGAATTAGAAATAAACGCCATAAATATCATCAACCAATTTAAGAAGCATCAAGCTGATCCTTTAGGGTTAGGAGCAAAATATAAAGAACATTATCGCCGATTTAATGAGAAACAATGGAAAATGTATTATCCAAACGTAAAAGTCACTGTAAATGCAGATGTAGAAATCCTACAAACAGGAACTGTTGATTAA
- a CDS encoding GerAB/ArcD/ProY family transporter has product MQANIRHQVSPYLVFFIIYDSQVGVGILGFQRTIAAKAGYDAWIGVLVAGCLVQLFIWVMYNLLEKADGDIIDVHTNIFGNVLGKFFSFFIIIYYWLASTSVLLGFIEIIQVWMFPTIPSLIVSILILITVYYCISGGFRVVVGLSFISFIFPQLLLIFLYFFPLKMAHFSNLLPIMNHSLMDLVDSTKSSMYTIAGTETLLMYYPFIRDPKASKKFAHLGVLFTTLLYTVSSIVAFTFYSEEQLKTTIWPELSLTKVIQLSFLERFEYLYISMYLIIVTGTITVLLWCASRGLKKIFNRKQKYTLLILSLLSVVLCQLNNESFKEILNKFITQTNLWIFYGYIPILLLLLTLLKRGNKNG; this is encoded by the coding sequence TTGCAAGCGAATATTAGGCATCAGGTTTCTCCTTATTTAGTCTTCTTTATTATTTACGATTCGCAGGTGGGTGTTGGCATTTTAGGATTCCAAAGAACAATTGCCGCGAAAGCAGGATATGATGCGTGGATTGGTGTATTAGTAGCAGGGTGCTTGGTTCAATTGTTTATTTGGGTGATGTACAATCTGTTGGAAAAAGCCGATGGAGATATTATCGATGTTCATACAAATATTTTTGGAAATGTCCTTGGAAAATTTTTTAGTTTTTTTATCATAATCTATTATTGGTTAGCAAGTACATCTGTTTTACTTGGGTTTATTGAGATTATTCAAGTTTGGATGTTTCCTACCATACCTTCATTGATTGTTTCTATTCTAATATTAATAACAGTGTATTATTGTATTTCTGGAGGATTTCGGGTTGTTGTCGGATTATCTTTTATATCGTTTATTTTTCCTCAACTATTGTTAATCTTCCTTTATTTTTTCCCATTAAAAATGGCTCATTTTTCAAATTTGTTGCCGATCATGAACCATTCCTTAATGGACTTGGTGGATTCCACCAAAAGCTCAATGTATACAATCGCGGGAACTGAGACCTTGTTGATGTACTATCCATTTATAAGAGATCCTAAAGCCTCGAAAAAATTCGCTCATTTAGGTGTACTATTTACTACTTTACTATATACGGTTTCCTCTATTGTTGCCTTTACCTTTTATAGTGAGGAACAGTTAAAAACTACTATTTGGCCGGAACTGTCTTTAACAAAAGTAATTCAGCTATCTTTTTTAGAGCGATTTGAATACTTATATATCTCTATGTATTTGATTATCGTTACTGGAACAATCACAGTTTTATTATGGTGCGCTAGCAGAGGTTTAAAGAAGATATTTAACAGAAAGCAAAAGTATACATTACTCATTCTTAGCCTTTTAAGTGTAGTACTTTGCCAGTTGAATAATGAATCCTTCAAAGAAATTCTTAATAAATTTATCACTCAAACGAATTTATGGATATTTTACGGCTATATCCCAATTCTCTTACTTCTTTTAACTTTATTAAAAAGGGGTAATAAAAATGGTTAA
- a CDS encoding spore germination protein: protein MNLKNGDKDKGEGSNKKTDPNWLERLSKSNDFVHEHTSLRDEEPFWISYYRTLISSDILHKDVLPYLQEHLSLEELKSKIPVQEIIFTRDEDEIIQNILNGSLAIQKHQYDEECLLINIANSKFRDVGMATIESSALGPQVGFIEELDTNINLVRKRLPVPELLVKEMKVGELSKTRVAVLYMDGIADPENVNTVIQRIKDIQYDHIQDSSYIASMIEDNSNSLFPQSISTERADRVAAGLTEGKIIIAADGSPNLVILPVTFMESFIAMEDYSYSWIISNFFRLLRFAAMFISTLISPMYVAILTYHYELIPARLLETLVGSRAAVPFPPFLEALFLELMIEMVKEAGIRLPLKIGQSLGVVGGIVIGQAVVEAGLTSNVLLILVGLGSLASYTSPVYKFSNTIRFIKFPVIFLAQWLGLLGVFLCFQFTLLHLLRLTSLGRPYLSQYPLRTTSFQDLWVRLPFSMQKENPTTLRPQKKRKSTGTGKNPEPVNDFHE from the coding sequence ATGAACTTAAAAAATGGCGATAAAGACAAAGGCGAAGGTTCCAATAAAAAAACCGATCCAAATTGGCTTGAACGATTATCCAAATCGAATGATTTCGTTCACGAGCATACTTCCTTAAGGGACGAGGAGCCTTTTTGGATTTCATATTATCGTACCCTCATTTCATCAGACATTTTACATAAAGATGTTCTGCCCTATTTACAGGAACATCTTTCACTAGAAGAATTAAAAAGTAAAATCCCTGTTCAAGAGATTATTTTCACAAGGGATGAAGATGAAATCATCCAAAACATTTTGAATGGGTCCTTAGCTATTCAAAAGCATCAATATGATGAAGAATGTTTATTAATCAATATTGCGAACAGTAAATTTCGAGATGTCGGAATGGCAACTATAGAATCCTCGGCACTAGGACCGCAGGTTGGGTTTATTGAAGAATTAGATACTAATATCAATCTAGTTCGAAAAAGATTGCCTGTTCCAGAACTGCTCGTTAAAGAAATGAAGGTTGGAGAGCTATCCAAAACAAGAGTAGCTGTACTTTACATGGATGGAATTGCTGATCCTGAAAATGTAAACACGGTCATCCAAAGAATAAAAGATATTCAATATGATCATATTCAGGACAGTTCTTATATCGCGTCGATGATTGAAGACAATTCTAATTCATTGTTTCCACAATCGATATCAACGGAAAGGGCTGACCGAGTTGCTGCTGGACTAACAGAAGGAAAAATAATCATTGCAGCAGATGGTTCACCGAATCTTGTCATACTTCCCGTTACCTTCATGGAATCCTTTATTGCAATGGAGGATTATAGTTATTCCTGGATCATTTCAAATTTCTTTCGGTTATTGCGATTTGCTGCTATGTTTATCTCGACTTTGATCAGTCCTATGTATGTAGCAATCTTAACTTATCATTATGAATTGATCCCAGCGCGTTTACTAGAGACGCTCGTTGGCTCAAGGGCAGCAGTTCCTTTTCCTCCATTCTTAGAGGCTCTTTTTTTAGAGTTAATGATTGAAATGGTAAAAGAGGCTGGAATCCGATTGCCACTTAAAATCGGACAATCCCTCGGTGTTGTAGGGGGTATTGTAATCGGGCAAGCTGTTGTGGAAGCTGGATTAACTAGCAATGTATTGCTAATTTTAGTAGGGCTCGGATCTTTAGCCTCCTACACCTCACCTGTATATAAATTTAGTAATACGATTCGATTTATTAAGTTTCCAGTCATTTTTCTTGCCCAATGGTTAGGTTTGTTAGGGGTATTTTTATGCTTCCAATTTACGCTTTTGCATTTACTGCGGTTAACATCACTCGGGCGTCCCTATTTAAGCCAATATCCACTTAGGACAACTTCCTTTCAAGATTTATGGGTAAGACTCCCTTTTTCCATGCAAAAAGAAAACCCAACAACCTTGAGACCACAAAAGAAGAGAAAATCAACTGGTACCGGAAAAAATCCAGAGCCAGTAAACGATTTTCATGAATAA